CTGGTAGTAAGGGGCCTCATAGAGCTCTCGCGGCGGATGATATCCGGATGCTGTGCAGAGAACTATGGCATCGGGATCCAGGGCCAAAAGCTGCTCGGCATTAAGGGTCTTGAAGTAGCCCGGATCCCGGAAGGCATTCTCAGCGTGAACCAGATCCTCAATGAAGTAGGACTCTATGGTATCCAGGCCGAAGACCTGTCCTGCACCGCCCTCCTTCCGGGCAGAGGGAGACAGCCCCAGGATGAGAACTCCAGGCTTCTGCTCTTCTGGAACATCCGCAGTCCTCTCTCTCACCAGATCCACCTGGCTCACCAGATATTCCGCCAGCTCATCTGCCTCGCCCTCCTTGCCAAATAGGCTGCCTATGATTCTGATCTCATCGGATATGGTGGAGATGTCCTTATGCTGCTCCTCATTGAAGTTGTGAGCATAGAGCACCACCAGGGGTATTCCTAAAGACTCGAAGCTGGATATGGTCTTCTGGGCGGCCTCATCATTGTACCTTAAGGAGCAGTCGCCTGCTCTAAGGATAACCACATCCGGCTCCAGCTCGGCGATGGCCTCGAAGTTTGGTGCGGCATCGCCTTTGGCGACAATTGGAAGCTCTCTTAAACGGGGATACAGGAAGCTGACTGGATTTTCCCCATCCTTATAGACGATGGGCTCGCCTTTCACGCTCTCATATGTGTAGTTCCAGATCCTGGGAAGACAGGTGGAGCCTATGCCCACGATCTTATCCTCCTCTCCCAAGACCAGCATCGTCCCTTCTATCAGGCCGTCGCTGATGGTCACCACCCGATCTATCTCTGCCGGAACGGTCACATCCACGCCACGGCCATCCACAACTGTCCTCGTCCCCTCCGCTGCCAGGCAAGTGCTCATTAAAAGGAATGCACAAGCCAAAAAGACCGGCCATTTCTTCAGCAGTCTCATTCATCCCACCTTCTTTGTCTCTTGATCCGCCTCGACTGTTCCTTTTCCCTCAGATCCCGCGCCTTCAGGCCTCTCCAGAGCGGATCTGCCTCTTATCAACCCCACACTCCCCCAATCGATGGCTCAGGGTCTGAGAGAGGATAACACTCTCCTTTTTCCCGCCCCGCTGCAACCGATCCCAACCCTCATCAGAGGCCCCAATCATCCCCACAGCTCTCTTTCCAAAGCCTCTCATCTCCTCCCGGAGCGCCACATCCCTCGGCAGCACCACTCTTATCCCCCCAAAGCTCCTCACAGAGCGGACATCCTGATAGATCTCATCCATCGTCTCCTCGGTGATGACATTTCTTGAGGATCCTTCCTTGATGATGCGGTTGTCCTTCATCACCACCACCTTGTCGCAAAACCAGCTCACGTGATTGGGGTCGTGGCTGCAGGCCAGGATGGTGACTCCCCTCTCTGCGACCATCCTCATTATCCTCCAGATTCTGATCTGGTTGCTGAAGTCCAGAGCTGATGTCGGCTCATCCAGGAACATGAGCGGCGTCTCCTGGGCGATTGCCCTGGCCATCAGTATCATCTGGCGCTGGCCTCCTGATAGCTGATTGTAGGGATGATCGGCAAGCTCTGTCAGCCCCAGAAGATCCAGGGCCTCAGCAGCCTTCATCTTATCATCCCTGCTGATACCAAAGAATCCATTCAGCCGGGGGGTTCTGCCCATCAAGACCACCTCCCGGGCCAGATAGGGGAATGGAGGCTTATGCTCCTGGGGAACATAGGCCACTATCTTGGCCATGTCCTCGACCTTCAATTTCTTGATATCCTTTCCGTCCATACGGATAGACCCGCGATTGGACTTCAGAAAGTTCAGGCAGCACTTGAATAGGGTTGTCTTTCCGCAGCCATTGGGGCCAAATAAGCCACATAGCTCACCCTCGTTCACCTCAAAGGACACCCCCCTCAATACCGGGGTGTCTCCATAGCTGAAGTGAAGGTCTTTGACATCGAGCATTGGCGTCATCCCAGCATCGCCTTGCCTCTGGTCCTGAGAAGATAGAACAGGTATGGTGCTCCGAGGATGGAGGTGATGATTCCTACTGGGATCTCAGAGCTGGTGAGCGTTCGCGCCATGGTATCACAGACCAGAAGATAAGATCCCCCAAGAATGGCCGATGCAGGGATGACATATCGATGATCAGGTCCCAGCATCATTCGCGTGGCATGGGGCATCATCAGGCCCACCCAGGCGATAATTCCCACTGTGGACACTGCCAGGGAGGTTACAAGCGTGGCCAGGGTGATGAGGATGAACTTGTACTTCTCTGGGTTGACTCCAAGGGCTCTGGCCTCGTCATCGCCCATGGAGAGGATGTTCAGCTTCCAGCCCAGGGCCCACATGATCAGGAAACAGGGAATCATGATCGGAGCGAGAAGGCGGACGTCGCCCCATGTGGCATAATAAAAGCCACCCATCAACCAGAAGACGATCTCCCGCAGGGCAGCATCTGTGGCGATATACTTTAGGATGGAGACCATTGCAGAGAATATTGAGCCGATGATCACGCCAGCCAGGATCAGAGTCACTATGGGCGTCTCTTTCCTGACGCGGGCCAGGAAGTATGCCATGGCCACGGCCAGAGAACCAAAGATAAATGCAGAGAGCTGGATGGACAGGAAAAAGCTGGAATAGACTATGCCCATAGCGGCGCCAAAAGCAGCCCCAGAGGAGATGCCCAGGATATAGGGCTCGACCAGCGGATTTCTGAAGCAGCCCTGGAAGACTGCGCCTGCCGTGGCCAGGGCTGTGCCTACGATCACTGCCAGGAGGACTCGGGGAATTCTGAGTTCCCAAACGATGGTGTTATGAAGCTTGGTGACGCCGGTCACATCTGCAAAGGGAGATATATGGACCAGTACGATTCGATAGACATCGGCGATGGAGATGTTATAGGCTCCAAAGGTTATCGCCACCCCGACTGTGATGAGAAGAAGTATCAAAAGAGCTGAGAGTATCAGGATCTTGCGGCCTTCCGAGTAACCAGATGAGATATCGAAGCCCAGCCGCTCCAGCAAGCCTATTTTCCTGATTGTATCTGCCAATATTGCACACCATCCCCTTTTTCAAATCCGGTCATGATCACAGCCACAGCACACTTCTTATAATGATTAACAATTGATGTGAATCATGCCAATTATAGTAGCAAAAGATGCTTATTTCATATATATAAGGCTGCTGCTGAATGCCAAAACCGCCATGAATTGAGCAGTTTCATAAAAAAAAGAAAAAATGGTCGGCTCAACAACCCTCAGGTTAAGACTCCAAGGACCTTCAGGGGATGGACTCCAGCGCTCTGGAGGGCGACAAGCTCGTTGTTATTCGAGAGGCTGAACTCCTTGATGGTGGAGACGAAATCCTCTGGAGAGTCGATGGCATCCATCAGGACGACGTCCTCCTTCAGCCTGTAGGCCCAGCTCGGCCAGATGTCTGCATTGCTCATGCTCTCTGCCTTGCTGAAGTTGAACCCGAGGACCAGGCCGTCACCGGACTTGGATGATGCATCCCAGCGGATGAATATCCCTGCGACTCTGGTGCCGTTATTTTTCTCGGTCAAAGCGCTTGTCTCGTCTGCAGTGAGGGACTTGACGAAGAGGCCGCTCTTTCCAGGAGTGCAGTCCCAAGCTATCTGGAAGTAGTCATCTTTGCACCAGTTGGGACAAGCGATCACTGAGTAGCTCTGGCTGGCAGGATTCTCTATTGGGAGCTCCCTTTCCATATATTTCGCAAGCAGGAGGCCACTGGAGACTCCAGGGCAGAGGTGGTCATGGAGCTGGACGGACTTCATGAAGGTGTATGAGGTTTTATCATGAGCCCAGATATTGGCGATGGGCAGCATGTGGCTGAAGTTGCCCGGATCCCAGCTATCTACATTGGCGAGGATGGTCTCGGTATCGATCTTATCCTTATCCTGGATCTCGAAGCCGGAGGCGTCAGCCTTCACCTTCATGTAGACAGCTTCTCCGGTGTTTTTATTGAAGAAGCCGAACCAGAGGGGCTTCCAGGGAGCACTCAGGATGTTGGCCAGGTTCTCCTTTCCAGGAGTGCAGCCGGAGATCTCCATCACAGCATCAAGGCACAAATCTGTTGTCTGGCCATTGATCACCGGGTATCCGGCATTGGTGACGGCCAGGACGTTGGCATCTCCCTTCTCGAATCCCAGTTCTGTCATGGCGTAGTTCGTTGCATCAGCTCCTAGCTGGTACATATCCACCCCATCTCCCAGGGCCAATCCTGGCACCAGGAACATCAGGAGCAGAACAGTTACTGCAAATCTGTTTATTCTCAATTTATCTCCTCATCTTGTTCTGATAGCCTGCAATCAGCGAAGAGTTGCAGGTACAGAGATCCTTATATCACTGCAGGTTTATAACTTTTATGCAGATTATTCATACAAAACATGTCTTTATATAGATATTGTATATCGAATTCAGGCCAATGTAAACCGCAAAGGCGGCTGAGAGATGACCGCCCAGGCCTGCCCCAGAGTGCAGGGAAGGGCCCCTTGCAGAAATCACCTGCTATGAGTGCTGAAGGCGGCGATTTCATCATATAGTCAATTGTATCTTAGTTGTACTTTTTATTATGTAAAAATGGTTTATTGATATTGTTTTTCAGCAAAGGTACTTATCCTTATACGTAGTAGTTGATCTGCATGGAAGGACTGACTGCTGTCATGGGGAAGCTGGCTCGCCCCCAGAGATATCCCGTCGACCGCCGGGCAGATCAGATGGCTTTGGAGCTGCAGGCGGCAAAGGAGATCCTGGCTGAGGTCTTCAGAATAAAGATGACGGAGGTGGATGAGATGATCCTGTCTCGCCTGGATGAGGCCACAATCCCCCGGGACCGTCCAGAGGGGGATGGGCTCTGGCCGCGGGAGTTCCGGCTGGAGGATGGCTGAGGGCTTTTGGCCGCCGATTCCGGCCGTTCTCATCCTCAGCCCTATTCCAGCACCATCTCTCTCTCCTTTTTTCTTGCCTCCTCTTCCATCTTGCACTGATGGATCTCAGTGATCCCGTGGACCTCCAGAGCCTGCATCTCCTCATCCCGGTAAGAATGCAGCCTCTCCATGAGCAGATCGAAGTTCACCTTGTGGCCATCGAACTCCGGCCCCTCCACACAGGCCAGCCTCATCTGGCCGTCAACCTCCACCCGGCAGCTTCCACACATTCCCGTGCCATCGATCATGATGGGATTCAGGCTGACTGTGGTCTTGATCCCGAGGGGTTTTGTGATCTCGCTTACCCTCTTCATCATGGGGACCGGGCCGATCGCCACCACCACGTCCGGAGTCTCCCTCTCCAGCACCTCAGCCAATAGGTCGGTGACCAGGGCATTGCGTTCGGTGGTTCCTGTATCTGTGCAGACCAGCAGC
This genomic stretch from Methanothrix sp. harbors:
- a CDS encoding ABC transporter substrate-binding protein; the protein is MRLLKKWPVFLACAFLLMSTCLAAEGTRTVVDGRGVDVTVPAEIDRVVTISDGLIEGTMLVLGEEDKIVGIGSTCLPRIWNYTYESVKGEPIVYKDGENPVSFLYPRLRELPIVAKGDAAPNFEAIAELEPDVVILRAGDCSLRYNDEAAQKTISSFESLGIPLVVLYAHNFNEEQHKDISTISDEIRIIGSLFGKEGEADELAEYLVSQVDLVRERTADVPEEQKPGVLILGLSPSARKEGGAGQVFGLDTIESYFIEDLVHAENAFRDPGYFKTLNAEQLLALDPDAIVLCTASGYHPPRELYEAPYYQNLQELRAVQDRNVTALPWSPCNCAKRLEYPIDVMVIAKAAYPDRFQDIDLTQWLLDFYQKVYGVDRETAEKLRSAQWMDWTTEE
- a CDS encoding ABC transporter ATP-binding protein; its protein translation is MLDVKDLHFSYGDTPVLRGVSFEVNEGELCGLFGPNGCGKTTLFKCCLNFLKSNRGSIRMDGKDIKKLKVEDMAKIVAYVPQEHKPPFPYLAREVVLMGRTPRLNGFFGISRDDKMKAAEALDLLGLTELADHPYNQLSGGQRQMILMARAIAQETPLMFLDEPTSALDFSNQIRIWRIMRMVAERGVTILACSHDPNHVSWFCDKVVVMKDNRIIKEGSSRNVITEETMDEIYQDVRSVRSFGGIRVVLPRDVALREEMRGFGKRAVGMIGASDEGWDRLQRGGKKESVILSQTLSHRLGECGVDKRQIRSGEA
- a CDS encoding iron ABC transporter permease; protein product: MADTIRKIGLLERLGFDISSGYSEGRKILILSALLILLLITVGVAITFGAYNISIADVYRIVLVHISPFADVTGVTKLHNTIVWELRIPRVLLAVIVGTALATAGAVFQGCFRNPLVEPYILGISSGAAFGAAMGIVYSSFFLSIQLSAFIFGSLAVAMAYFLARVRKETPIVTLILAGVIIGSIFSAMVSILKYIATDAALREIVFWLMGGFYYATWGDVRLLAPIMIPCFLIMWALGWKLNILSMGDDEARALGVNPEKYKFILITLATLVTSLAVSTVGIIAWVGLMMPHATRMMLGPDHRYVIPASAILGGSYLLVCDTMARTLTSSEIPVGIITSILGAPYLFYLLRTRGKAMLG
- a CDS encoding FmdE family protein, with translation MRINRFAVTVLLLMFLVPGLALGDGVDMYQLGADATNYAMTELGFEKGDANVLAVTNAGYPVINGQTTDLCLDAVMEISGCTPGKENLANILSAPWKPLWFGFFNKNTGEAVYMKVKADASGFEIQDKDKIDTETILANVDSWDPGNFSHMLPIANIWAHDKTSYTFMKSVQLHDHLCPGVSSGLLLAKYMERELPIENPASQSYSVIACPNWCKDDYFQIAWDCTPGKSGLFVKSLTADETSALTEKNNGTRVAGIFIRWDASSKSGDGLVLGFNFSKAESMSNADIWPSWAYRLKEDVVLMDAIDSPEDFVSTIKEFSLSNNNELVALQSAGVHPLKVLGVLT